The DNA region CACTCGCGTGGGCCAGGCGTGCGGCCGCCACCAACAGGATCGGCCAGAGGACGTAGAACTGGCCTTGGGTCGACAGCGCCCAGAAATGCATGAAGGGACTGGGCGTCTCTTCTCGGGCCAGATAGTCGACGGCGTTGAGGGCGAGTTGCCAGTTCTCGAGATACACCGCCGACGCCAGGGCCTCACGTATGGCGTCAGCCCATAGGACCCGAGGCAGCAGGAGGTACACGGCCAGGCTCGTCACCGCGATCACCGTGAGAGCCGCCGGCAGCAAGCGCCCGAGCAGCCGCGCCGAGTAGCTGCCGAAGTCGACGCGCCCGGAACGCTCGATCTGTCTCACCAGCGAGCCGATGATCAGGAACCCGGACACCACGAAGAACACGTCGACCCCACCTGACACGCGGCGAAACCAGATGTGGTAGGCCGCCACGAGGAGGGCGGCTACGGTGCGCAGTCCCTGGATCTCGGGCCGGAACGCCTCTTCGACGCTTCGCGGTGGGGCAGTCATCCTTCAGGTACTCGGTGAGCCGGCGCGGACCTTCAGTCCCATCAGAACAGCCGGTCGCGCCGGGCGACGGCCGCGAAGGCGGCGACCACGTCGGGGTCGAAGGCGAAGCCGGCCTCGTCCCTGATGTGCCCGATGGCCTCGTCGCATCGGTCGTGCGCCGGCGCGCCGCGCGGGTGCGTCATCGCGTCGAAGACGTCGGCGACGTGGGTGATGCGGCCGGCCAGCGGGATGTCGGCCCCGGCAAGGCCAGACGGGTAGCCGGCGCCGTCCCAGCGCTCGTGGTGCGTGAGGGCGATGTCCTCGGCGGTCCGCAGCAGGGCGCCCTGGCTGCCCGACAGGATGTCGGCTCCGATCACCGTGTGACGCTTCATCTCCTCGAACTCCGCGGGCGTCAGTGGCCCGGGCTTCAGGAGGATCGCGTCGCGGATGCCGATCTTGCCCACGTCGTGCAGCGGCGCTGCGCGTTCGATGGTCAGGACCGTGTCGCCGGCCAGCCCGAGTTCGCGCGCGATGGCGCCCGACACCCGACCGACGCGCCGCGTGTGCTCGCCCGTGTTGTCGTCGCGGAACTCGGCGGCCAACGCGAGACGCTCGAGGATCTCGACGCGGGCGATCTCGAGCTTCCGGGTGCGTTCCTGCACCGTCGCTTCGAGCCCGCGATTGTGCTTGTCCAACTGCAGGTACAGGAAGCGGGTGGTCAGCAGGTTGCGGATCCGGAGCAGGGCCTCGACGGCGTCGAACGGCTTGTTGAGGAAGTCGCGTGCACCCGCCCCGAGGGCCCGCTGCCGCACCTCGACGCTCAGGTCGGCGGTGACGACCAGAATCGGGAGGTATCGCTCGGCGTTCAGGCGGTCCTGCAGCAACTGCATCACCCCGAAGCCGTCCAGGCCCGGCATGTGCAGGTCGAGCAGGATCAGGTCGGGGCTGACCTGCTGCACCAGGGCCGCCACCTGCTCGGGCGCCGTCGTCGAGTACAGCCGGTGGTAGCCCGCGGACGTCAGCAGGCGCTCGAGCAGGCGGATGTTCGGCGCCTGGTCGTCGACGATCAGGATGCGGGCGCGCGTGATCGGCTCGGTGAGCGTCGGCACTGCCCGGAATTATAGCGGCCACTCCCGGGCCGGCCCGCGCCGGCCCCACCGCCTCCGGCGAGACTGCGCCGCGCGTCGGCGCGTCCGATGGGCATGTCCTGGCTGGCCGCGGTCACCCTCCTGTTGTTCCTCGGCGCCCTGGTCGACGTGGGCGTCGGCATGCGCAGGCTGCGGCGCCTCGACGGACCGCCGGCGCCGCCCCCCGGCCGATGGCCGTCCCTCTCGGTGGTGATTCCGGCGCGCAACGAGGCACGTCACCTCGCCGAGGCCCTGCAATCGGTGCTCGCCCTGGACTATCCAGCCCTCGAGATCCTCGT from Luteitalea sp. TBR-22 includes:
- a CDS encoding HD domain-containing phosphohydrolase, whose translation is MPTLTEPITRARILIVDDQAPNIRLLERLLTSAGYHRLYSTTAPEQVAALVQQVSPDLILLDLHMPGLDGFGVMQLLQDRLNAERYLPILVVTADLSVEVRQRALGAGARDFLNKPFDAVEALLRIRNLLTTRFLYLQLDKHNRGLEATVQERTRKLEIARVEILERLALAAEFRDDNTGEHTRRVGRVSGAIARELGLAGDTVLTIERAAPLHDVGKIGIRDAILLKPGPLTPAEFEEMKRHTVIGADILSGSQGALLRTAEDIALTHHERWDGAGYPSGLAGADIPLAGRITHVADVFDAMTHPRGAPAHDRCDEAIGHIRDEAGFAFDPDVVAAFAAVARRDRLF